A genome region from Anastrepha obliqua isolate idAnaObli1 chromosome 4, idAnaObli1_1.0, whole genome shotgun sequence includes the following:
- the LOC129244320 gene encoding uncharacterized protein LOC129244320, giving the protein MTKKHDINIIMGDFNAKVGKEETTNVTGKFGLGDRNERENRLVQFCQEEEFIIGNTYYKLSERRLYTWKSPQDGMRNIIRNQIDYILINKRFKSSMIRAKTLPGADVPSDHNLLLATIRSRLTSRKTKQKKSHIDIQKLENDYIRNDFQNKLNELLTSCNTGENPIEWWNNTADKIRILTTNTLGTRINVAKEKWMNDEILNLMNERRKYRNINIDEYKRRNKEIRDKIRDARNQWMGKQCEDIERLEKLHDSFNLHRKLKEICNLRRYNTINTLYDTNDKVITDENEKRNIWVQYVHELFKDDSRDWSDSTTNNSSSIKQQHRSCNNQAIKTAARELRVTNNSSSIKQQHRSCNNQAIKTAARELRVTNNSSSIKQQHRSCNNQAIKTAARELRVTNFIKKFFLVLVESFSTCEYFILQQIILNNNNQNQVSETRESDCVENFS; this is encoded by the exons atGACTAAGAAACATGACATAAATATAATCATGGGCGACTTCAATGCAAAAGTAGGAAAAGAGGAAACAACAAATGTGACTGGAAAATTCGGTCTAGGAGACAGAAATGAAAGGGAAAATAGACTAGTGCAATTTTGTCAAGAAGAGGAATTCATAATTGGTAACACGTATTATAAATTATCAGAGAGACGACTGTACACATGGAAATCACCACAAGACGGAATGAGAAATATAATACGTAATCAAATTGACTACATCTTAATTAACAAAAGATTTAAATCATCGATGATACGGGCAAAAACACTTCCAGGCGCAGACGTTCCTTCTGATCACAACTTATTGCTGGCAACGATACGATCTCGATTAACATCAcggaaaacaaaacagaaaaaatcccATATCGATATACAAAAACTGGAAAACGACTATATTAGAAATGACTTCCAAAACAAGCTAAATGAATTATTGACAAGCTGCAATACTGGTGAAAATCCGATTGAATGGTGGAATAATACTGCTGACAAGATAAGAATACTGACAACTAATACACTAGGAACAAGAATTAATGtagcaaaagaaaaatggatgaatgatgaaatTCTGAACTTGATGAATGAGAGAAGAAAATATCGGAACATAAACATTGACGAATATAAACGTAGAAACAAAGAAATCAGAGACAAAATAAGAGACGCAAGAAACCAATGGATGGGCAAACAATGCGAGGATATAGAGCGATTGGAAAAGTTACATGATAGTTTTAATTTACACAGAAAACTAAAGGAAATATGCAACCTGAGAAGATACAATACAATTAATACATTATACGATACAAACGACAAGGTTATAACAGACGAAAACGAAAAACGCAATATTTGGGTACAATATGTCCATGAATTATTCAAAGACGATTCAAGAGAT TGGTCAGACTCCACAACcaataacagcagcagcatAAAACAGCAGCACAGGAGCTGCAACAACCAAGCAATTAAGACAGCAGCGCGGGAACTGCGAGTGACcaataacagcagcagcatAAAACAGCAGCACAGGAGCTGCAACAACCAAGCAATTAAGACAGCAGCGCGGGAACTGCGAGTGACcaataacagcagcagcatAAAACAGCAGCACAGGAGCTGCAACAACCAAGCAATTAAGACAGCAGCGCGGGAACTGCGAGTGACCaactttataaagaaattttttcttgtgttaGTTGAATCAT ttagtACTTGTGAGTATTTTATATTGCAACAGATCATACTTAATAACAATAATCAGAACCAGGTTTCTGAAACACGTGAGAGTGACTGCGTTGAGAATTTTAGTTGA